Part of the Sphaerochaeta associata genome is shown below.
GCCCATGAATTGCGAAATCCAAGCTGTACCTTCCGTCTTTTCCCCATTGATCAGCAGCCCTTGGGACAAATCGAGCTGTTCAGGACTGCAAAGAGTTTCTACAGGTGGTTCCCAAAAAAGAGGGGTCTGATCAATCGAACATTCCAGCACCGAAAGGCCTTTTGTGGGCAGAAGCGTAATGGAAAACTGCTTGTACCAGATACGCAAGCGTTTCACGGAAACGTCATCGCCTCCATGATGATACCATTGTGCCAGACCATCAGGAAACTCAAACTGAAGATCGTCTCTTCTTCCCTCGTTCCAATTCGGTATATCGACACACCAAGTGGTAGAACGCTGCATGCTCACACTCCTATAGTTTGTTGATTGCTATCGTTTCATTCGCCACTCTCAAGGTCTCTGCAAAGGAGCCTTTGGCATGGAGCATGAAATTGATATAGAGGCTTTCGATGATGCAGAGTGCTGTTATACGCTTGGACATTATTTCGCCCGTGATATTTTTGGAAAAGACAGCTGTCTGCAGGATAATGTCGCTTTTTTTACTAAGCGGGCTCACTGGAAAATTCGTCAGGAGAATGACCGTGGCACCACGGTCTTTGGCCACCTTCACAACATCCATGATCTGCCTGCTTCGCCCTGAATGACTGATGGCGACCACTGTGTCATGTTTCTGCAGCTGGCTGGCTAAAATCAGCTGTGTGTCAGGGTCGGCGGAATGCAGGGACATCACCCCGATACGCAAGAACCTGAGATGGGCCTCCATTGCAACAGCACCTGCATCACCCAGCCCGCAAAACAGAATCCTTTGTGACCCTATTAAACTTTGCAATGCACGTGTATACGAGTCATGGTCCAACATATTTAGTGTGTCTACAAGGCCTTGCACCGATGCCTCAAAAACTTTGCGCATCACATCAAGAGGTGCATCATTGTCCAAAATATTTCCATATTCGTGAATTTCCGAAGAGTTCTCATAGGCGGCGAAATCACGCTTCAGTTCTGGAAACCCTTCATAGCCGAGTTTTTTGGAGAGACGCACAACGGTTGCTTCGCTGCAACCTGCTTCCAAGGCAAACTCTTGGATGCTCAGTCTGTTTACGCCCTTTGCATGATTGATCAAATAATCGGCAGCTTTCTTTTCCGCCTTTTTCAAGGTGGTGTACATAGCCTGCATCTGCAGCGCACAAGAGTGCGGCATATGTTCCAATTGCATTTCCATCGACATCACTTCCCCTCCCTGAGCTTTCGCAGCGCAGGATAAATCTCTTTATAGTGTGCCAGCAAATCGCCATAAAGTCTCGTCATATCTGATTGAGGCTCATATTCTTTGTGAAATCCAACCATATGGTCGGCACCCTCACGGGCATCTTTCCACACTCCTACCGCCGATCCTGCAAGGATTGCAGCACCCAAGGAAGCAGATTCACTGCAAACAGGAACCCTCACCGGTCGGTTGAGGATATTCGCCTTTATCTGCACCCATTCAGATGATTTCGCTCCCCCTCCGACCGCAGACAGCGTTTGGATGGAGATTCCCGACTTCGCGAACGCTTCAAGATTCAACGCTAATTCATACGTCTGGGACTCCAGCAGTGCCCGATAGAGTTCAGGTATTCCCGTCGATAGGCTCAATCCAAGAATTGCACCGGTAGCATCCATATCACAATACGGTGTTCCACTTCCGTTGAAATGCGGAAGAATGAATAGTTCTTGGGGACTTGGAGCCATGATTGAATCCAAGTATTGATAGATACCAAGACCCATCCGCTGGGCTTGCTGTATTTCCTTTGCGCAAAAGGTGTCCTTGAACCACCGCAGAAGAATGCCCCCTACATGATTCAAACTGAATGTAAAATAGGTATTCCTCAATACATGCCGATAACAAGGAAAGCAACTATCAAACATGCCGTCATTGGTAAGAATGGCCGGTAAACACGTTGAAATCACCTCGGCAGTTCCTGTAGAAACCACCCCCAAGGAAGGCTCGACCACTCCGGCTCCCAGGGCGGCACAGCACTGGTCGTGCCCCCCTGTACAGACCAGAGGCCGTCCTTGCAGTCCTGCTTCTCTGACAATATCGGAAGAGAGTTGACCGATTACAGTTCCCGACTCTTGGATAGTTCCTAGTTGGGACTTCGAAATTCCCGCAAAATCGAGTAGTTGTTCATCCCACTGTTGGGTGTGCAGGTCGAAAGCCATGGTCCGACTTGCCATCGTAGCGTCCAATACGCACTCACCACAGAGTTTCATTGCGATGAACTCTGCGTAAGTTACGAATTTATAGGTTTTTTCAAAAACTTCAGGATATGCCTCTCGTACATACCGAATTTTTGTGATGCTGTTCATCGCATGAGATCGCATTCCCGTTCGTTCATAGAGATTTCGTTCACCAAAAGCATCAGCAAACGCAAGTGCGGAAGGAGCACTGCGGTAATCCATACCCAAGAGTGTCGGGCGTAGTGGATTACCATGCCGATCGATGCAGATGATTGCATCACCTTGGACCGAGAGTCCGATAGCCTCCACCGATTTAACACCGCCGGATGCAATTGCCCGCAGTAAAACCATTCGTGACCGTTTCCATACATCCAGGGCATCCTGTTCGGCTTTTCCATCACTTGCAGATACAATCGCATACTCCTCATACGCAGATGACAACACGGTTGCACAGTCATCGAACACCACCGCCTTTACCCCTGTCGTACCGATATCCAAACCTATCAGCATGAGTGCTCCTTTAGCCCAATCTACTATCTTGGAGATTCCGCAAATACACATGCATCCCTTGGGGAATCGATGCAACCATATCGTACGTTATCGGTGTATCGAGGGGGACGTCCTGTTTCAATGTACACCCTTTCGCCAATCCAAGCGGCAGCAATCGTTCAGATTTGGCTACAGTGTACTGTTCAATACTTCCACGGTAGCAATACCCGCCGATACCATCGAGGACTTCTCCCGCCTTCAAATTTCGTTTGGCAATTGTAATGCATTCGCTGGTCAGCTGGCTTTTCGGATGGCCGCTGCTTTCATGGTAGAGAACACATTGGGCTATGGTGAGCGGTACTTCGATTGAACACAGGTGATAGGGTCGATACAATGTGTAATACGGTCCTTCTCCCATATCACGTTGCACCAAGCCTTCACGAATGCGGGCATTATCCGTGGTGATCACCAAAAATACGCCTGGATGAACACCGATGGCAAAGTCCACAACACCTTTCTTGTTCAGAATCCCTCCATCCTCTTGTGGGATGAATACATGTTTCAACTGCTCCACGGTTGCTTGTGCTGCATGCATACCCCGTACATCACAAACCAAGGAGGTGGCATTACTCACTGCAGCCATTTCCACTGCTGTTTTTGAACCATCTACAAATTCACACAGCATATGGGGATTCATGTTCCGTTTTTCCGCTTTCTCTCGCTCGATGTCGGGATTGGAATAGATGTTCAGTGGATTGTTTTTTCCTTTACCCGCTGCCACCACCTCGAAGCCAAGCGCCGTTGCAAACCGATAGAGCTCGATAATCGCCGCCGGTTCATCCCCGGCTGCCAGGCTGTACACAACTCCGGCATCCTCGGCCAACTGCCGAAGAATCGGGCCGATCGTAACGTCACACTCAACATTCATCATAATGACATGCTTCTTGTGATGAAACGCATCCATGCTGATGGTTGCACCCATTTCTGTAGACCCGGTTGCATCGACTATCGCATCGATGAAACGGTTTCTTGTAGCAAGCCGATAGTCGTTCGTTGCCACGGCATGCCCTGCTTTCACCGCTTCTTCTGCCTGTTTCACACTGGTACAGGTATCAACAACAGGTTTCTTTTTCATTGATTCGAAGCCTTGAATGGCTTTTTGTGCGGTAAGATCAACCGCAACACCTACCACCATACCTTGCATTTCACCAATCTGTGTTATGATTTCGGTTCCCATTTGACCTGCGCCGATAATGCCGACCCGGATTGGATTCCCTGTGTGCTCTCGTTCAAGCAATTTCTGATCATATTGATGCATATACGTGTATCTCCCTGTGTGTCCTTACGGCTTTACCAGTACCTTCAATGCTTCTCTTCGTTGTGCCGCCATAAACCCTTCCACGATGTCATCCAAGCCAACCGTTTTGGTAAAATACAAATCAGGATGCAGGGTTCCCTTCTGCAGTGCCTGCAAGGCAGCCACGTGGTGTCTTTTCTGATACGAAAATGTTCCAATAACTTCTAGTTCATTATAATGTATTGTATTGCTATTCAATCTCGTCCAGGGCTCTTGTTTAGGCACCCCACCAAACAGTACGATTTTCCCCCGTTTACGAACCGCATCGACGGCAATTTGCTGACTCGCAGTTGAGGCATTCGCACAGATGGCATAATCTACACCTCTGTTGTCTGTCAGCTGTTTGCAAACGGACACAATATCGTCCTTCTCATAGTTGAGCAGACAATCAGGGCCGAATGCCGAGGCGGCTTCCAAACGGGAACGCCCGGCGATAATAATGGTCTTTGCCCCGAGTGACTTGGCGATTTCGCTATGCAGACATCCGATAGGTCCGTCTCCAAGAATAAGTATGGATTGCCCTTTGGCAAGACCGATACGTTCTTGCGCTGCGATGACGGACGATGCCGGTTCTGAAAGACAGGCATCGGTAAGGCTTACCCCTTCGGGGATATGATGGACAAATCCATGATCGAGTACTTCCTGGGGAAGGTGTACATACTCGGCGAAACCTCCAGGCCAATGAGTTCCGATCATCCTGTGATTCTCACAGAGATTGATCAGATCATGCGTACAGTACCAGCATGTACCACAGCTCACATCGGGGGCGACTGCTACACAATCGGAAAGGGTAAACCTTGTAACATTGGCTCCTTTTTCCACTACAATCCCGGAAAACTCATGTCCCATGACTTGGCTGGTAATGCCATAGCGCAATCCGGTGAAGAAGTTTCTGATGTCTCCACCGCAAATACCGCAGGCATGTACCTTGACGATGATATCGTCGGGTCCACATGCCGGCAAGGGTCTTTGAATGACATGTATTGTTTCTGGTTTCTCAAATACAGCGACTTTCATAGCAGCTCCTTCTTCCCTGATAAAAGCCTACTCCGGTTATGCTGATTATGCAAGTTTTATTTCATTATTCTTATCTTCTATTGAAATTTTATTTGATTTTTATACCTATTTAATGTTTTTTACTGGCATATATTTCATATTTAATATTTTTTAGTGGAATTTTTGTTGCATATATCCGATTCCATGATAGACTTTCCTTACGTTAGGAGGGTCTTCAATGAAAGACGGAACATTGTGCTTTGCGGTAATCGTCGGTACCAGGGGTTTCTTTAATACCGATTTGGCCGTTCATGGAAAGAAACATATCCTGAGGACACTTGAAAGCATGGGATTTGCCACCTGCATCATGCCTGAGGATGCAACACCGACCGGCTGTGTTGAGACGACCGAGGATGGGATTGCCTGTGCAAACCATTTTCTCAAGCATGCAAAGGAAATTGACGGAATCATTGTGACACTCCCGAATTTCGGGCTTGAGCTTGGCATCGTGGCAGCTATCAATGAATCAAAGTTGGGCGTTCCGGTGCTGCTGCATGCCGAGGATGATGAATTGGACAAGGTTGACGTCGCTCACCGCAGGGATGCCTTCTGCGGCAAGCTCTCGGTTGCCAATAATTTAGTGCAATATGGTATACCGTTTACCAATACCACCTTGCATACATGCAACGTGGAGTCGGAAAGCTTCAAGCTTGATATATTAAAATTTGCCGGGGTCTGTCGCGTCGTACGTGGATTGAATACGGCGAGAATCGGAGCCATTGGTGCACGTCCTGCAGATTTCCAGACCATGCGTGTCAGCGAGAAATTGTTGCAGCGCTCGGGTGTTACCGTAGTAACGGTCGATCATAGCGAAATTCTGTTCGACGCCCTGCGGTTAGCCGATGATGATCCCAAGGTTGTTGAGAAACTTGCTGAAATCAGAGCATACGGAACCATTCCCTCCTCTGTTCCTGACAAGAACATCGTAAAGCAGGCCAAATACAGTGTAGTCGTCGAAACATGGATTCGTGATAATCGTATCGATGCGGCTGCAATCCAGTGTTGGACGTCCATTCAGAAGAATTATGGCTGTGCGACGTGTCTTACCATGAGCATGCTTGGTGAATCCAAAGTCCCCTGTGCCTGTGAAGTCGATGTAGCCGGTGCTTTGAGCATGCTTGCCCTGACCCTGGCATCAGAGAACTCCTCCGCCCTGTTGGACTGGAACAACAACTATGGGGATGATCGCAACAAGTGCATCAATACCCACTGTTCCAACTACCCGAAGAGTTTTTTCGGCACCGATGACATTGAGATTTCCGAACTCGATGTCCTGGGAACCTCGTTGGGCAAGGATAATTGCTTCGGAGCGGTGAAAGGCAAGGTAAGAAAAGGTGCGATGACCTATCTCAGAGTTTCAACCGATGACTTTACCGGTCAAATCCGCGCATATCTGGGCGAAGGTGACTTCACCGATGATCCATGCGCGATGTCAGGTGGTATTGCCGTGTGTGCCATCGACAACCTGCAATCGCTTATGAATCATATTGTAATGAATGGTTATGAGCACCATGTCGCCATGGTACGGTCACATGTTGCCGATATTCTGGAGGAGGCACTATGCAAATACTTTGGATGGAAGGTCTATCGGCATCGATAGTACGTGTATAAGAGAAAGCTGCTTCAGTACTTCCTGAAGCAGCTTTTTTGTATCAGTAGTTTGCCTGCGTATTACACAGTGTATCCATTTGGAAAATCAGAAGACAATTGCAAGGAGGCGACATGTTCACAAAACTTTAGATACGTAATGCCGTCGTGCACCGCAGTTTCTCCATCCACAACCATGGGAGAGCTTTCAATCGTACAAAAACCGGTATAGCCGTATCGCAGTAAGGCACGCATGATGGCTTTGAAATCGGTATTTCCATAGCCTGGAGTCAGCGAGTTGGTATCGCGGAAGTGCAAGTGCCACAGAAGCGGTTGTGCTTCCACTACTGCCTCGTAACAGTTCAGTTCCTCAAAGCCTGCATGAAACCAATCCAATTGCAATCCCAAATTGGAACAGCCGGTTTTCTCGATCAGCCGCTTATGATTTGCTACCGTATTGACAAATTTCCCCATCTCCAGGTGGTTGGTGGCTTCAAAGACCAACTTGATCGATTGCTTTTCTGCATATACGCACAGTTCCTGCAGAGAGGAAACTGCAACCTCCACCGCCCTAGCAGCATTCTTTGCATTCACTTCATGGGCAATGGCTACTGCAACGGTTACAAATGATGAACCGAGCTCATGAGCCACGTCGATGGTCTCTTTCGTTTCTTTTACTGCTTTTTTGGCTCCGTCAACATCAGTAAGTGTTTTGTAATGCGGAGAATACGGGTCCCATGCCTCGCCCCAGCAATCGTTCAAGCAGGAGACACCAAGGCCGTATTCCTTGGTCAAACGCTGATGCTCCGTTACAAAGCGTTCAAGCGTTATGCCTTTTCCGTATCTACCTTTGGGTGGAGTGAGCTCGATTGCATCGTATCCGTATTTCTTGAGTCTTTCATAGCTCGTTTCGGGATGAAGGTATGTTTCATCCTGGCCGAACGTCAGTTGAAAATAACTGTACTTCATGCTTCCTCTGCTGGATATATCCGTTCAGGTGTACGTCTTCCTTTCGGCCGACAAATGAGCTCCAACGTTGTTCCGATGGCCTTTTCCGTATCCAAATAGGCATAGTGGCCGTCTCCGTCCAAGCCGAAGCCTGCACCATCCATGGTTACCGTAAAGCCCGCTTGCTCCGCCATGGCTATTGCAATTTGCATATCATCAACCAAGATTCCCAAATGGTGGATTCCATATCCATGCTCCTGGATGAACTCGTTGTACACCGTGTCACCATGTTGTTGCTCGATCAACTCAATGCGCATCGAAGCGAAGTACGAAAGAGCCACGCGCATCGCATACTCGGTCGGTTGCCCGTTTCTCGTCATATGCGAAACCATGGGCTTTTCATAGGTATAGAAGTGCCAAGGACCTATGCCGAACAGGTTGTAATAGTTTTCTACAGTCTTATCGAGATCCTCGACGACAAACGCTATTTGTGCAACTCCTTGCTGTAAAAACGGTAATGGTTTCATGGCAGGTACACTCCTTTGAGCACTTTGCCCTCGAGTGCAAGATGAGCTCCCTTTTCAAAATCCTTCAGGGCAAATACATGGGTTATCAACTTGTCAACGGGAATCAAGCCCGATTCAACCAATTGCAAGGCAATCTTGTTGTGGGAGGGGGCGAACGTGGATGTTCCAAGTATGGTGAGACCGCGATAGTGCACCAAGTTCATATCAATACCGGGCTTGCTGTCGTTATGCGGCAAGCCTCCGAATTGTACGATGCGACCACCCTTTTTGGCCATTTCAACAGCTTGTACGCTTGCTTTCGGAGCCGGCGTGGCGACCAGTATCACTTCTGCGCCTGTACCGTTTGTCATCGACAACACAGTCTCTACCGGATCTACCTCGAGCGCATTGATCAATCGGTCAGGCCCGAAGGCGGCCGCCATTTGCAATCTAGTTTCATCAATGTCGATGAGAAATACCTGAAAGGCACCTCGTGCCTTCGCCAGTGCAACATGAATGCACCCTATCGGTCCTGCTCCAAAAATCACCACGGTGTCACCGAGCGTCACGTTTGCTTTTTGCTGGGCATGCACACAGGATGAAATCGGTTCGATTACTGCTGCGTGAATACTCTGCATGCCTTGTGGTACCTTTTGGATATTGCCAAGCTTTATACAAGCGGCATCGATGGCAACGTACTCGGCAAGTCCTCCCTGCCATTGCTGACCGATCTCTCTTTGGTTTTCACACAATTCAAAGCGTCCCGCCCTGCAGAACTCACATTCGCCGCAGTAGGCAAGCGGACCTATCGCCAAACGGTCACCAACCTCAAACGACGTAATGCAGGCTTCTCCTATCTCAAAGACCGTACCACAAATTTCGTGTCCGATGGTCCAAGGGAATGTTATGTTCTTATGGCCTGAGCGCAACGTCCTCAAATCTGAACCACAGAGACCGCAGGCCTCTACCTTCACCAGCATGCCATCGCGTGGAGTCTTTGGAACGGGGACCTGTTGAACCGAGAAAACCATAGGGTTTTCAACGACCACCGCCTGCATCATTTTCATGATTTGCCTCCTTTGTAGAGGGCATCCTGCATCCTTCTGAGACGATAGATGAAGGTGGAATCATTCAATGCAACGTCATCCTCGGTGATGATGGAACCTTCCTCGATCGTGCGTTTGGCAACTGCTTTTGAGCCTATGCCTATGGGAACCGCACGGACAGCTCTCGCCATTTCATAGGTCATCAACTGGCCGTACCAGTCATTGCCACCGATATCACCCAGCACTTCCCCGGCCTTAATCGTCCTTTTTGCTTTGCATACCACTTCCGAGTGCATGGCTTCAGCGGTGACGGTCACCTCGTTGAGCAAAACCGCCTCAGCGATTGACTGCGGGGTTTCAAGATCGCAAAGATGGTACGGTCTGAAATGCAGATAATACGGGCCGTCCGCCCGGGTAATAAATTTCATCTCTTTTTGCATACGCTTGTCTTCGGTATACACAATGGCAAATACACCGGGGGCTATCGCACCTGTCGAAAAGTCCACTCGACCGGCCTGTTCAAAAATTCCTCCATCCTTTTTCGGAATGAATACGCTGGTCAACTGATCAATTTCAACCTTTGGCCCATGCATGCCGGGAATATCGGGGATCAAACCGGTCGCATTGCTGACTGCTGCCATCTCAACCATGGTCTTGGTCCCATCCTGAAACGCCGCCAGCATTTTCGGATTCATTCCTTTGCTGAGAGCTTCCTCTCTGACCATGTCGGCAGTTGCATGGAAATTGATTTTGTTGTTCTTGCCCTTACCCAGCATCACTACTTCAAATCCCATCAACAAGGCTTGCTCATACAGCATTTTGCATACGCCGGGCTCATCTCCTGATGCTACGGTATACAGAGAATGATGCGTACGAGCCAGGGTATTCAAATACCAGCCTACCGTGATATCTGTTTCGACATTCAGCATGATTATCGGCTTCTGATGCATGATGGATTGATAGGCCACCTGCGCTCCTATATCGGTGACGCCCGTCGCCTCTACATTTGCTTCCAGCCCATCAAGCCTTGGCATGAGCAGTGCGTCCTGGGTCACGACACGCTTTTGACGGCGCAAAGCATCCTCTGCAACACCCTTGGTGTTTGTTTCAACAATATCACTACGGTCGCATCCAAGCGAAACCAACGTCTCGACCGCCCGTTTGGTGTCGATATCGGCTATTGAACTGATTCTCATACCGTGCACGTTGTGTATTGCATGGGCAAGGCCAGACCCCATTTGTCCACATCCCACAATGCCTACCGAGATTGGGTTTCCCGCTTCTTCTCTTGCTCGTAGCTTACGTACCAATTCCATACAAAACCCCTTTACGTTGTTGCATACCGCTTGGTCAAATCCGCAAGTGTGCGGAAATCCTGTTTCACATGACCATACAACTCTTTATATAATTTGAAATATTCCATATACATGTGATGAACTTCGATATTGGGTTCCATGGGACTTACATAGACGGCTTTTTCCTTTGCTATGGAAAAATCCTTGAACATGCCGATGGAGATACCGGCAAGCAGCGCATCACCATACGGTGCTCCCACCCTGTTCTCAACCATCACGGTAGGGCAATTGAATACATCGGTGATAATGCGGCGCCAGAGCACACTTTTCGCACCGCCTTCATTGAGTACGATGGGAGAGTGCATCTCGACCCCGGTCTGCTTGATCAAGGAGTAGGAGTCGTACAAGGCGTACGCAACCGCTTCCATCATCGCCCTTGCTATGTGCCCGCGGCCGTGATGCAAGGAAAGCCCGAACATCACCGCCTTGGCATACACATCCCAAATCGGGGTTCTCTCACCCATCATGTAAGGAAGTATCAACAAGCCTTCGCTGCCTGGAGGTACTACAGATGCATCCTCATTGATCAGGTCATAGACGTCCTTTCCTTGTGCAGCAAGCTGCAGTTTTTCCGCCTTATAGAACGTATCGCGCACATAGCGGATAAGGTGACCGCCTGTTGTGGTAGTAGGAACGGTTATGAAAGTTTTCTCTGAGTCCGTTGTATAATTGAAGGCAATCATGGATGCATGAAATACCGGTTCATCGTGAATAATGCCAAAATTGCCGCAGGTTCCCAGATTCATCTGGATATCCCCCACTTCTATGGCACCGGCTCCGCTGTACCCTGCGTTGCAATCCACCTGCCCTGCACATACACGAATTCCAGGGACGAGTGAACACGCCTTTGCGGCCTCCTCGGTTACCTCACCGACAATATCTTCACAACGGAAAAGCGGAGGGAAAAGCGTTTCTGACAAACCGATTTCCTTCAGTATTTCAGCATTGAATTCCCGCTTGAGCAGGTCATAGGCAACCCCGTAGAAGGCGGCACCCGAGTAGTGCGCAGAATACTGGTTGGTAAGCTTGTACGTCACAAAGCCATCGATGGAAAGCGCTTTATGGATGCGCTTGAAAACCTCAGGCCGATGATGTTTTTCCCAGAGCAGGTTGACGATCATAGGATGGTCATCCAACCTGTTTTTTGTCACTTCAAATATCCTCTTTTCACCGAGGAGTTCACGTAGTGCATTCACTTCCTCTATGGCACGTCGATCCATCAGATTGTATGCCCTCGCCACCGGTTCTCCTTGCCCGTCCACCATCACCAGGCTTGGCATGGCCGAAGAGATGGCAATTGCCTGTACATCCTTTGCCTGCACATTCGCCTGAGCAAGAACTTGGGGAATCAACGTACATGCTAATTCCCAGTACGTGTTTGCATCGTGTTCAGACCAACCCGGGTGATCGGTGAAAATGGGATACTCTTGAAACGCATAGGCTCTGACAGCAGCCTGTGCGTCGACGAGGGTGACTTTTCCGCCACCCGTTCCATAGTCCAGTCCAAGTACATACATGCTGTGACCTCGCTTTAAGCCTTCAAAATATTACGTCGCTCAAGTTTGTGGATTTGTGTTGTTCGAACACTGTCGATGAACACTGCCATGAAGATGATGAGCGCCATAATGATGGGCTGAATGTAGATGTCGATATTTGCGAATACCAAGCCGGCCTGAATCATCTCGATCATCACGGTGCCTAAAACGGTACCGGGGAATACCGTTCCAATTCCCCCGAAGAGGCTGGCTCCACCAAGTACTGCAGCAGCGATTGCATCAAATTCTTCACCGGAACCAAATCCTGCATTTACACGTCCGATCTGCGTAATGGTGACAAAGCCACCGAGTGCTGCCAACAAGCCGCTGATCACGTACGTACTTGCAATGAGACGGTCGCATTTGATTCCAGCTTTCTTGGCAAACTCCAAATCATTTCCGACTGCGTAGAGTTGGCGTCCGTAGCGTGTTCGATTGAGCACCAGGGCGGCGATCAATACCACTACCAGGAAAATGAATATCTGCAGGGGAATGAATCCCAACACCTTTGAAGTACTCATCAGCGTAACGCTGTCGGGGTAGTTGACAGCTACCGAGCGGGTGATGAACAACCCAAAACCTCGGGCTACCGTCTGGGTGATCAAGGTGGTGATGAATGGCACGAGCCTGAGCTTGGTGATCGCGAACGCATTCACCATACCGATGATCAAACCTACACACAGACTGAGCAATACAGCCAGCACTACAGGAACCTGAAACTCATTGATGAGTTTTCCACACACCACTGCAGAGAGGTACATAGTCGAGCCCACGCTCAGATCGATGCCCCCTGTCAGAAGGACAAAGGTCATTCCTACTGCAATAATTCCGATATACGATGCATTGCTCATGATGTTCTGGAAATTCTTCAGCGTAAAAAAGCGGGGTGCTATCAAGCCGAACATAATGAAAATGAGAACAAAGAGTACTGCCGTCGAATTTTTCAATGTGAATTTAATCACCTTAGTCCTGTCCATTTGCCACCGCCTTTTCGTTTGAGCCATACTCCAAGGACTGTCGGAAGGCTATTCGCATGATGTGCTCTTGATTGAAATCCTTCCTGAGGAACTCATGCATCACCTCACCCTGGCTCCATACAATAATCCTATCGCACATAGCCATCAGTTCCTCTACTTCACTGGAAATGAACAGAATGCCTGTACCCTCCGAAGCCAATCGATCCATGATCACGTACACTTCATACTTCGCTCCCACATCGATACCTCGTGTAGGTTCATCCATAATCAACAGCGAAGGATGCTTGAGCAGCCACTTGCCGATGACCACCTTTTGCTGATTACCCCCTGAAAGGCTTTTCACCTTTTGGTTCTTCAAGCTTGTGCATTTAAGGTGAAGGGAGGTTCCAATCTCTTGGGCTTCCTTGGACAAGCGCTTTGTGTTCACCAAACGGGTAATAGGAGCCGAGAAGTCAGGAAGTGATACGAGGGCGATGTTTTCAAGAATCGGATAATCCATCAACAACCCTTCTTCGCGCCTGTTTTCCGTGATGAAGGCCAGTCCGCGCTTGATGCTCTCTTGCGGCTTGTGTTTGGGAAGAGGCTCTCCCTGCACCATGATGGAGCCTTCCCGATAGGAATCCACACCGAACACCATGCGGGCAAACTCAGTACGACCCGAACCCATGAGCCCGAACATTCCTACGATTTCCCCTTCCCGCACATTGATGTTGATGTTCCTTACAATACCGGTTTCCGAGACCTTGTTTGACTTTAGAATCACATTGCTC
Proteins encoded:
- a CDS encoding FGGY-family carbohydrate kinase — translated: MYVLGLDYGTGGGKVTLVDAQAAVRAYAFQEYPIFTDHPGWSEHDANTYWELACTLIPQVLAQANVQAKDVQAIAISSAMPSLVMVDGQGEPVARAYNLMDRRAIEEVNALRELLGEKRIFEVTKNRLDDHPMIVNLLWEKHHRPEVFKRIHKALSIDGFVTYKLTNQYSAHYSGAAFYGVAYDLLKREFNAEILKEIGLSETLFPPLFRCEDIVGEVTEEAAKACSLVPGIRVCAGQVDCNAGYSGAGAIEVGDIQMNLGTCGNFGIIHDEPVFHASMIAFNYTTDSEKTFITVPTTTTGGHLIRYVRDTFYKAEKLQLAAQGKDVYDLINEDASVVPPGSEGLLILPYMMGERTPIWDVYAKAVMFGLSLHHGRGHIARAMMEAVAYALYDSYSLIKQTGVEMHSPIVLNEGGAKSVLWRRIITDVFNCPTVMVENRVGAPYGDALLAGISIGMFKDFSIAKEKAVYVSPMEPNIEVHHMYMEYFKLYKELYGHVKQDFRTLADLTKRYATT
- a CDS encoding alcohol dehydrogenase catalytic domain-containing protein, whose amino-acid sequence is MKMMQAVVVENPMVFSVQQVPVPKTPRDGMLVKVEACGLCGSDLRTLRSGHKNITFPWTIGHEICGTVFEIGEACITSFEVGDRLAIGPLAYCGECEFCRAGRFELCENQREIGQQWQGGLAEYVAIDAACIKLGNIQKVPQGMQSIHAAVIEPISSCVHAQQKANVTLGDTVVIFGAGPIGCIHVALAKARGAFQVFLIDIDETRLQMAAAFGPDRLINALEVDPVETVLSMTNGTGAEVILVATPAPKASVQAVEMAKKGGRIVQFGGLPHNDSKPGIDMNLVHYRGLTILGTSTFAPSHNKIALQLVESGLIPVDKLITHVFALKDFEKGAHLALEGKVLKGVYLP
- a CDS encoding sugar phosphate isomerase/epimerase family protein produces the protein MKYSYFQLTFGQDETYLHPETSYERLKKYGYDAIELTPPKGRYGKGITLERFVTEHQRLTKEYGLGVSCLNDCWGEAWDPYSPHYKTLTDVDGAKKAVKETKETIDVAHELGSSFVTVAVAIAHEVNAKNAARAVEVAVSSLQELCVYAEKQSIKLVFEATNHLEMGKFVNTVANHKRLIEKTGCSNLGLQLDWFHAGFEELNCYEAVVEAQPLLWHLHFRDTNSLTPGYGNTDFKAIMRALLRYGYTGFCTIESSPMVVDGETAVHDGITYLKFCEHVASLQLSSDFPNGYTV
- a CDS encoding NAD(P)H-dependent oxidoreductase — translated: MELVRKLRAREEAGNPISVGIVGCGQMGSGLAHAIHNVHGMRISSIADIDTKRAVETLVSLGCDRSDIVETNTKGVAEDALRRQKRVVTQDALLMPRLDGLEANVEATGVTDIGAQVAYQSIMHQKPIIMLNVETDITVGWYLNTLARTHHSLYTVASGDEPGVCKMLYEQALLMGFEVVMLGKGKNNKINFHATADMVREEALSKGMNPKMLAAFQDGTKTMVEMAAVSNATGLIPDIPGMHGPKVEIDQLTSVFIPKKDGGIFEQAGRVDFSTGAIAPGVFAIVYTEDKRMQKEMKFITRADGPYYLHFRPYHLCDLETPQSIAEAVLLNEVTVTAEAMHSEVVCKAKRTIKAGEVLGDIGGNDWYGQLMTYEMARAVRAVPIGIGSKAVAKRTIEEGSIITEDDVALNDSTFIYRLRRMQDALYKGGKS
- a CDS encoding VOC family protein; this translates as MKPLPFLQQGVAQIAFVVEDLDKTVENYYNLFGIGPWHFYTYEKPMVSHMTRNGQPTEYAMRVALSYFASMRIELIEQQHGDTVYNEFIQEHGYGIHHLGILVDDMQIAIAMAEQAGFTVTMDGAGFGLDGDGHYAYLDTEKAIGTTLELICRPKGRRTPERIYPAEEA